In Dyadobacter subterraneus, a single genomic region encodes these proteins:
- a CDS encoding DNA-3-methyladenine glycosylase I: MSYCTYIESMSGVQKDLHKNYHDNQYGFPIHDDNELFGRLILEINQACLSWEIILKKEASFRHAYDNFIIEKVASYTETDRERLLNDPGIIRNRLKINAAIENAKTIISLQKEYGSFEKWLESHHPKSKQEWVKIFKKTFRFTGGEIVNEFLMSIGILPGAHTSSCPVYHKILKENPLWINA; the protein is encoded by the coding sequence ATGTCTTACTGCACCTATATCGAAAGTATGTCCGGCGTGCAAAAGGATCTGCACAAAAATTATCATGATAATCAATACGGTTTTCCGATACATGATGATAATGAGTTGTTTGGGAGACTAATTCTGGAAATAAACCAGGCCTGTTTGAGCTGGGAAATTATTCTGAAAAAGGAAGCAAGTTTCAGACATGCTTATGACAATTTTATAATTGAAAAAGTAGCATCCTACACCGAAACGGACCGGGAAAGATTACTGAATGATCCGGGTATTATCCGCAACCGGCTGAAAATAAATGCAGCCATAGAAAATGCTAAAACCATTATTTCACTTCAAAAAGAATATGGCTCATTTGAAAAATGGCTGGAATCTCATCACCCAAAGTCAAAACAGGAATGGGTGAAAATTTTCAAAAAAACATTCCGGTTTACGGGTGGTGAAATTGTGAATGAATTCCTGATGAGCATCGGAATACTTCCTGGTGCACATACTTCATCCTGTCCTGTTTACCACAAAATTTTAAAAGAAAATCCGCTCTGGATTAATGCCTGA